AcgctttcttttctttctttctGACCATAAAGACACCCGGCTTTTACCGCTTTTTGATATATCAATttccttttcgaaaaaaattagttgGGACCTTTTTAAAAATCACCCTTATAGGTAAATATCAAAGAATTTATGTGCAATATTAAACTTATAAACGGTGTTGATTTTTTCATTACCAAAGAGAGATTACTAAAAATAGAATCCAcattaattagtaaataataaacggtaaacaaaaaatattgaataactaAAAACTAACGGTAAAACATCACGACTTTGtctctttaataaaattaaataatgtgtaGAATTGCATCGTAAATACAAGAAGatactaattaaataattactcaatttataatataaaagaatgcAACAATTGCCAATATATAACATCAGTTTAAATAAACTACATATTATatggttttaattatttactatataatattaatggttttaattatttcatagtAAAATTGCTTGAAGCCAATCAAATAGTCGTTGTCTATATATTGACATTGAATTCTACAAGTAGCAACTacataatagatatattttagttataatacaaaatttctatgctgtccataaataaacaaaagtaaaaGTCTCTACTAATATTTTCAATCACATTTGTTATGcatgattttttaaatcatacagCCAAACTTCTTTAGTCTATAATCCTAAAGTCATTGTACACTTCTTTCTTTATCACCTTCGGAATCGTAGACATCCTTAAAGAAGCCTTTgacatcatttataaaaatagtttcaaggTTGGGATAGtaataaatgaaagtaaataataaaaattgagcgaatggatttaattattttagcctGACAGTTAAGAGTGAGAACGatgaaatcgaaaaataattatgagtgGAAATAGAGCCTATTTTGCCAGATATGGATTCTTTAAATCTTAATAGTTGCCTAGGGCTACGAAGTTACAGTTATACAAAGCTCTCACCTTAAGTTTTTCCCAGAAGGGAAATCCCATTAGAACGGCAAAATTGTGACTGCTTAAGACATTTTGAAGAAGAAGATCAAATTAAGTTTTGCAAGAACAGAAAAAAGGAGAATACCTCGGAATAGTGAATGATGCTGAGAGGTTTGAAATCGGAAACTGGAAGACGGAGGCGAATCATAGGGATAGAAGGATAATCCAGGAGTTAATTAACTTTCAGTTCAAATTTGTGCCTTTTGAAATAATGTGGGAATTTTCCTTGTGATGCAGATTCAACCTTTTCTTCTCTGACTCAGTGGTCTCCACGCCGGTACTGTTCGGTAACATTCGATCATAATTCTTTGAGTGCCACCTAGCTATTTTTATTGAGATTTTTTATCTCTATATTTGTAACTTGCTAATTTTACTTTTCCAAAAATCTTTATATACCATTCAACCCGGTCGTATTTTACTTGAGAATCGTTAAACTCAATGTGTTATGAATTGGATAATTGTAAGCAGCCATTTATTTCAACTCAAATAAAATCGTAAGCCAGATCTTACAAGCTTAACAAGCTTTAGAGTTTTAGAAATGGTTCAATCCATTAAAGATATTCCAAGTTGATATAATGcgtattttaattgtttttcccAAAATCTGCTGGCTTTAatgaaacgaaaaatatttttctcgagAATGGAAATCGAACTGTTTACGtgtaatccaaaatttttagtaatatttctaatatagttttactgtaaattaattgttataatacttaattaaattataatgtaatacttgttattagataataattaataataatgcaatATTACACGTAATTAAGTGTAACATATTTGTTATTAGAATTAAAGTGATGAGTTCCACTTTACTAAGTGaattaaagtaaattactggattgaagtGAACGTATTTACTTGACTGTTGGTGCTCTAATAAAAAGGAATTATTACTTGAATCAATGATTTCAATActtaaatcaagaaaataattatttgaccatcgcttaattttcttaaatcaagATAATATCTAGTTgctacaagaaaatatttacttgataaGATTTATGATAacgccttttttttaaatggcatcTAGGTGAAAAAGAGCCTAAATATGGGCAAATTCTGtttttgacatgttttaaaaatgaaaagttgggaagtggtaaaattttttactaaaaagtatGCCAGGGCTTGAAAGAAGGtagtttaaatattgaaatgatatgaacaaaatttcagTGCGATGATAATTTCAAGAGATACAGGATTTTTAATctagaagtgtcaattttgcttAGAAAAGGAATGTCTTGCTCCAAGAAAtggtaaaaatgaaatattgagaataaaaaatcgagcaatagatttaaaaactggaaaatacaagttttcaaaagttttcaacaataaaatttgccAGGAGCTAGTTACGGGTCCAAagatcttttttaaatattagacaACTTAACGTTGAAATCtatttgtttcagaatttaaacaaaatacactAGTAATCCATTGACAATTGGCTTGGACTATAATTTGACGATTATTCAAAACAAGAAACAAAACTGCTCATTGCTcttttgtacataaaataaatttgaaaacaatcaATAGAGTGACTAAAAGATATtacaaaaacacataaaaattaatgtgaCTAAAGCATGATAGCCATTGTTTTTGGATCTTTTAACAGAGAAATTGCTAAAGACGTTATTTACTTCGCAAAATTTCATgagaataaaacaatattttatttataaaagttacgTAGACATCGCATgcaataaaagaataaatttaaccTTAATTGCTTAtttgtttaatcaatttttttatgagatgAAGTTAGTTATTCACACTTAGGTCTCACAATCAATTACCTTTCATAAACACGAACACGCTACGTATGTATCACGAAAAAAGTgagattttaataaagaaaacgGTATCCAAATTAGAATTCcaggacaatttttttttaattaaaattattatctgatTTATTTGACGATTTATGTAACAATCTTAAATTATACTTGAGTGGTGTGCGTTGAATTTAAACATAAACTAACTTGATTTGCAGTGACTGTAATTATTGTAAGGAACCgcttcattataaaaaaattattctgttttCTGTCCGCAACTGGCAGGTGTGAATTGGAAAGATATGCATTGTAAAAGATCGAACGACCTTAAAGCAAGATGGTGTCAGAAGACAAAATCATAAGATTTTCTAAAGTCCAATAAAGCTTAAGGCTTGTCAAGCAAGGGCCATTCAAAACATGGGGAAGATTCGCCATGTTTCTGGTTACATATCTTATGAGTTATCTTCAAAACTTCGCTGACATCTTAACATTCTGTTTAAAGTTGAACGCCAAATAAATCTCtttaattcgataaaattatttattagaaaaaaacaaaagggTTGAAAAACGTTAAATTCTGAAAAGTTGACCCAAATGAGGCATCATTAACACTAACAGAACAAATACGCAGAGTTTCAGACCTCTAGTTCAATTTgcgaaaataaaatagtttgtaCAGTTGTTCAAAGCCATAGAAACGTTGAAAAAAGTGGGTTTTCctgctagttttttttcctgCCCTTTGGTTCAGTGACCTGAAATAGAAGAATTGGATACTAAGAGGATTGAAGTTATAAAAGCGAGAGTTCCTGAAATATGTGGGAGGTCCCAGGAGATAATCgcttttttcaaagtttttatagCTTTGAACATCTTTGCAGATATTTCTTTAATTCGAGCTGGAGGCTTGAAAATCGGTATGTAGGCTCTGTTAGAATCAAGAATGTGTTTTTCGGGGATTGGGGATGTCAATTTCTCCACCCTTTTCCCCCCTTCCttctatgtaaaaatatttttttgcagtttATATTGCTTTTAACATCCGTACAGTCTCTCTAAAgtattaattaagtaaatttgGCAAGTGACAAGGCTGTATCTTTTGGTGGCATCAACTTCAAAGCCGCTTTCCTctttttaatatgcaaataatgtttttttgcagtttttatgGCTGCTAACCTCTGTAAAGCCTCTACAAATTGAGCAAGTTAgtgaaaatcggtatatagtTTGAGTTATTGTAAAGGATGTGCATTGTAAGAGTGTGAATTTTTAAAACCCTTTTCTCTCTTTTTCATACGAACAAATCATGTTTTCCCGTGGTAAAGCTCTAAACTCTTTCTAAATTGAGATAGAGGTTCAAATTAACACAgtgatttttcgtttttttgccACTCCGGGAGGTTACCAAATTAACAAAAGTGATTCTCCAGCCTTCCCTCCGAAGTTTTTATGgagttatttcatttttgaaaaaacataaaaagcaCAAAgtctcatttcaataaaaatcatcttataatatgaattttgtaaTCAGGGGGAAATATGACCTTAGCAACATAGCTAAAGCTTCTCTGCTAcacacgaatttttttaaatagattatcttaaaattatttagattgtGCTTctttaatttaactaaaattataagttgtaaactctttttattaaatcaattcaaaaattgtcaaacaatttatttttattttgttgtattaaaaattcatcaGTACTTCCTTTCTggtaagataaataaatatatacatcgaccacaattttaattataggtaGCTTGTTTTACTTTAACAATATAATTCGCGTTGTTatacttttaatgtattatttagcATTGACAATTTAATAATCCGGAAATAACAACTCCACCTTTTTTAGTAATATATCtcttaattattttcatcttaCATACAGGGTGTCGTGAAAGCATACCGTCATAATTGGGTATTTGATAAAACGAAAGTTCAGATTACTACTTAACCAGAACTTATTCTGAACAGTGTTCAGAATTCCACTTAACCAGCAATATCAGTCGAATTTTGCTAATTCATATTGATAATCTCTCGAAAAATGGCTCTCTTTCTGGCAAATAGGAGAATGCTCACGAAAACAGATCAAACAGAAAACACACTTTCATTGCCTTGCACTTGATTGTTGGATTTTTACAAAACAGAAGGTAGTCTTTTTTATTGATTGTTAATGTGTTATATAATGACGGACacaaattcataattttcttcaatCTTCGAACTACCGCACCCGCCTGTCACTTTGTGAACCCTCTGTTACATTAATCACACATCTTAGGTAACACCGTCCCCTTAATACATTACGTAATTTATATAAGAGTTAAAGAAGAAAAGTGACAAAAGCGGGTGACTGATGAAGACCCTGGCAGACACAATCACGTTTGATGCCAAATTTTAATGTGATTCAAATAAGAGCTCGAGGATTTAATATAAAGTGAAAAGTTACATTCAGATATAAGCTTCTCTATTATCAATCATCACACGATCGTTAATGCTTTAGTTCCACAACACTAATATCGAAAAAACGCAGCAAATCTTCTTTGCATCTTTTCTAACAAGTTAAACTAAGTGATTACTTTTTTTTGCAGCATCCAATTCATAATGCAATGATTTTagaatgttttatatattaacaaattcaattttcatatatgattaacttttttttaaatttttatttataaaaatgaacgatttccatttttaacttaaataccAAAGTAAACtggttaattttgaaaaaacaaaaataatataaaaaatgtgtactttgagctaatttaaaaatatatataaaatacgatttttaattttttgcattatatAGGTGTGGTTTGATTAAGTTTATTGTTATTCTATTCTATATTAAGAAATGTTATCAAAACTACAAGAACTCAATATTATCTAAACTACAggaattcaatttcaataagaaataaatttccaaaatctattcattaaatatttaatatcccGAAAagcaatgatttattttttattaaattgaaacctTTGCGGTTCTCTTTTGTCTATGTATcgtatttctgaaaaaaatttgcatgaaatattttaatttaatggtttTATCCATCTGGTTTTCTAGTATACTTACCTGTTGAAAATCTGTTCAGCGAAAAAACCTCTTGAAAAAGTTTGTTAAGCGTTATTCATAAAGACGAAATCATGGCTATTTGTCACACTATTAGTGGGATAACCATTATTAAGTGTATAATTACAATGATTTTGCATATCGAACAACTGATTACCAATCAAAGAAATAATcacttttatcattattttagaatgtacttacattcataaaatattatatttcacaaGGTCTTTAAGCACGACATTTTGATTGcaacagtttacaaaaaaaatcagaaaaaagttcatttaaactattatttacccAGAAAAAAAAACCCTATTATAGTCGTGtaataagttataataaaatattaaaactcaccaatattacttttaatacaGTCATTTAAAcagtttatttcacaaaacctcgaaaaaataaacatttaaggGAGACGGGGTAACTTATTCTCGCTACGGAAAAATGTATATTActaccaaaaaaaatgtatattaaatgttgtaaaattggcatgcctttttttatatttgtaaaacctgttaaattaattcaatgttCCTCgaaagggatcattttacccaaattgtaaaaataggtgagtaaaatgatcccattgcgtTCTTACACGCAATCTGTGCAAGATACAAAAGTTATGAAGGATATCTTTGATGTAGAGAATTTAACGTTCTTTCAATTAATGTCTAACTTTGTTTGAACCTTGGATTTTTTCGAAGATTACAATGAAAGCTATTTGGTCAgaagaagtgaaaactttttttttatcttatgttTCCCATCAAAAAGTATATGTTTCCcttgttttcatttttcggTGGTGAAACCCCAAGATGGTTGTACACTACTACTAGTATTTGTAGCTTTTAGTAGCGTACCACATTCTGTATCGTATAGTATATAGATACAAgaagtaatattaaataaaataagcataaataagtAATTGACATTTATAAGAATGAATTTCAGGGTGAAGGGAATTCATTTATCAAACATATACCTGATAAACTATATTCAAACATTCTTAAATGTCATACAGATTTAAGTAGGTacactgaaattaaaaaatatttaagtgacctgaaatttatttagaatcagtgaaattagtttaaaagtCTTCAGAAAGCCTAACAGAAAGCTTCGTGACATCAagagttaaaaatgattttatttttatttcattccaaGGCAGCTTTGAACAGAAATTTCATATTCTTCTCGATTTTTATTACTTGAATGATGTTTGGAGTATATTATTCAATCGTATTTTATGACAAACTAATCGAGCCCCGTATAAGGACaggctaaaataatattttttaaatatattaaaacagtGAAAAATCATTGACATTCGTATAAAGTAGAGCTTTGTGGCTTAAATCAGCTCTTAAAgtagaaagaaaaattaaaaaagttcgtACGCAGTGTATGTGATTCGTTTTCTTAGAACCGAATAGTAATAATTCGATTTGTACGTTTAATAGTTTGAAGGCATACTCGGTTCAATCGACCAAAATTTCTGCTAGTCAACCTGCCAATCATACTTTACTTATCAGCCAAGCTAAGCTATCTTAACCCTTAACTATCCAGAATGCTTTTGTGACGTAACTGACTAGTAGTGTCCAACAGActcattttataaatgtaaggtataatgaatgaaaagaaagttattttgaatgaaaaagacAGTATAATGTATTTCAGTAATGTATATGTACACTTATTTACTTACaggtattacaaataatttttttttctgaatgttCGGAGCATACATTTCGATTGCATTTATCACAACACTGTTTTGAAGCCCTTGATAATTTCGAAGGGCAAATATAACAACGCTTCTTCCTTTTCGCAGCTGTTTCAGATGATTGAGCAGCTTCCTGATTTGGCCCTGCCACGTCTTGCATGGCTGCTAAGTGGTAACTTGATAGTCCTTTCATGCTTCGTCTCCGTATATGAGGTGTTACCAAATCGATTGCGATTTCACGTAAAAATCGTTTTcttagtgtatttttttttcgtgagTTCCAATCAGGATGTATATTTTTCCATATAATAAGCGATGCAATGCCAACAACatctataatattttgaaaaaatgccaTTGGCCACCTATTTGTTTTACGCCGAACTGTATACTCATGAACCATCTGGTCCAGCGTATCGACATCTCCCTTGGTGGAGTTGTAGTACAAGTTTATTTCagatttgttgtttttgttcacATTTACTTCTTTTCCATGATGCATCgtagacaaaaaaattacagcACGATTCTTTTTTGGTACATAAGAGACCaatgtcatatttttataaaatccaaaTACATTAGACTCAATATCGCGGGTTTTCTTGGGTTGAAAATTTGGAGGTATACACGCCTTATTTTTTCTCAATGTTCCAACTATTGTAAGACCATTTTGTGCCAAAGATTTTGCGACATCAATACTcgtgaaataattatcaaaagtaACATTTCTATTACTTCGGAAGTATGGTTCACATAACTGGTTGACTACATTGTAGGCTAAATTTTCCGCCCTGTTTTGTCCTTCTTTTCCGAGATATGGTATTCCAAATAGGGGGTAACTAGTTTTGCTGTCACAGATCCACCAAATTTTCATACCATACATTATCAGGTTTGCTGGGTAGGTACTGTTTGAATGATACGCGTCCTCGAAAAGTGACAAGCTGCTCGTCAATGGTTAGATTTTCTCCAggcaaataaaactttttcaggTTTTG
This genomic interval from Chrysoperla carnea chromosome 1, inChrCarn1.1, whole genome shotgun sequence contains the following:
- the LOC123291583 gene encoding uncharacterized protein LOC123291583, encoding MAKRQLTESEIQRALVESDDENFFVRENDRDKENFSVDSCSDSDSNVTEPASENDDEQLWSETDDVPLQEYVSIDTYKGRDGTTWKSEPDRQRRTPRHNIIRGGIHKVILPPGQAIIDPIDSFSLFFDDYVLEIIVKYTNTEGLRVLQNRWKSTDKIEMQAFLGLLLTIGINKQGGVDFKEYWDPIFGNPIFRATMGKNRFASLLRNLRFDDKNTRSLRKSKNKLAPIRELWEYVNQNLKKFYLPGENLTIDEQLVTFRGRVSFKQYLPSKPDNVCIDVAKSLAQNGLTIVGTLRKNKACIPPNFQPKKTRDIESNVFGFYKNMTLVSYVPKKNRAVIFLSTMHHGKEVNVNKNNKSEINLYYNSTKGDVDTLDQMVHEYTVRRKTNRWPMAFFQNIIDVVGIASLIIWKNIHPDWNSRKKNTLRKRFLREIAIDLVTPHIRRRSMKGLSSYHLAAMQDVAGPNQEAAQSSETAAKRKKRCYICPSKLSRASKQCCDKCNRNVCSEHSEKKIICNTSCPYTGLD